The window TTCTGACTGTATAGGTGGCACCATGTCCGGGCCTGGAATCGACATCGATTTCACCCCTGACCAACTCAACTCTCTCTATGATATTGATCAACCCCATACCCTGTTTGCGGGTTTCGACCTCGAAGATATTGGCCGGATCGAAACCCCGCCCGTTTTCGCTGATCTGGAAAACCGCGCAACCGTTGTCGATAGAATTCTTAAATAGGATTCTGCTCGCCTGGGCGTGTTTGTGTATATTGATCATGATTTCCTGGATTACACGGAAGACATGCGCTTCATGGCGCGGTTCCAGGCTGAGCTGTTCTGCCTTTATATCGACTTCGATTTGAAGTTCGACTTTACGTCCGAAATCTTTGAGATACCATTCGATAGAAGGCATCAGTCCTAAATTGTCGAGTATCACGGGCCGAAGATCGGCGGAAATCTTGCGCAGGTCCGATATGGTGTCGGAGATATGGCGGATAACCCCGCTTAACTCCCGGTTGATGCTGTTTTTTTCCATCCGCGATTTTTTGAGGATGTTTTGAATCTGGAGCTTGGAGAGGCTGAGCGCCTGCCCGATACTGTCGTGGAGTTCCATCGAAATCCGCCTGCGCTCATCCTCCTGCACCCGTATTACCTCAGATGTAACCGCTTTGAGCATATCACGCTGGTTGCGAAGGGCGCGTTCGGCCTGTTTTTTATCGGAAATATCGCGCGCGACGATCTGGATTGCCGGCTTGCCCAAAAACTGCAGTGGAAGCGAAGCTACCTCAATATCGATCATTTTGCCGTCGAGACGCCTGGCCCTGTCTTCGACATAACTGAACTGCTTTTTATCTTTAATGACATCCCGGATACGCGCGGAAATGTACTTTTTCTGTTTATCCGGAACGAAGTTCATCAGGCTTTTACCAATGATATCCTCAGGATTCTGGCCACCCAGCATCTTCGCACCGGCCTGATTGATATAGACGATCTCGTTTTCGGCCTGGATCGCAATCAAGTCGGGCGAAAGCTGAGCCAGGGATCGAAACTGTTCTTCGGATTCACGTAAAGCTTTTTCGGCCAGCTTGCGCTCGGTGACATCGTAACCGATCGCCTGGATCTCCTGGATTTTTCCGCTGTCGTCAAACAGGGCGCGCATGATCCACTGTTGCCAGCGGAGCTTGTCAGTGCTTTTAGGCACCTCGAGCTCAAATGAAACAACCGGTGATTTGCGAGTTAATTTTCTGAACCTGAAGAATAACTCATTTCGATTATTCCGCGGAATAAAATCGAAGAAACTATTGCCGATCACCTCTCCCTGAGAGACTTCATAGTACTGGCAAAAAAACTGGTTGACAAATGTCATGCGTCCAACTTTTCTAAACCTGCAAACCAGGGCAGGCATATCTTCGACCACCGCGCGGTAACGCTCCTCGCTCTCTCTTAATGCATCTTCAGCCTGCTTGATTTCAGTGATATCGATCGCCGAAGCAGACATATACAGCGGGTCGTTGTTTTTATCCCTGATCATTGTCAGGCTCATTAATGTGGGAAATACTTCCCCATTTCTGCGCGTCCTCCAGACCTCGATTGCGGTCAAACTGCCTGTCTCGATGACTTCATCCCAGACTTGCCTGACCCATTTCAATTGCTTGCGCGTGTGAAGAATTGAAATCGGTTTGCCGAGAATCTCTGCGAGACTGTAACCATGCATTTTTGCCAGGCTCTCATTGGCATAAATCAACCTGCCCTGCATATCGGCAATGCCGGTGGCGTAGGCGGCCCGGTCAGCTATTGTCTTGAACTTACGGATTTCATCTTCGGCCTTTAAACGTTCGGTTATATCTTCGACCATCTCAATCGCAGCTGTTATTTTGCCACTGTCATCTTGAATTGGCGAGGACACTATTCGAAAACTGCGCTGACCCTGACCC of the Candidatus Zixiibacteriota bacterium genome contains:
- a CDS encoding PAS domain S-box protein, whose product is ILSLNNQMKKWFPHIDETKRPLCYRQFQKPLRNKICPFCPTSKTFEDGARHESIAKAYTGQGQRSFRIVSSPIQDDSGKITAAIEMVEDITERLKAEDEIRKFKTIADRAAYATGIADMQGRLIYANESLAKMHGYSLAEILGKPISILHTRKQLKWVRQVWDEVIETGSLTAIEVWRTRRNGEVFPTLMSLTMIRDKNNDPLYMSASAIDITEIKQAEDALRESEERYRAVVEDMPALVCRFRKVGRMTFVNQFFCQYYEVSQGEVIGNSFFDFIPRNNRNELFFRFRKLTRKSPVVSFELEVPKSTDKLRWQQWIMRALFDDSGKIQEIQAIGYDVTERKLAEKALRESEEQFRSLAQLSPDLIAIQAENEIVYINQAGAKMLGGQNPEDIIGKSLMNFVPDKQKKYISARIRDVIKDKKQFSYVEDRARRLDGKMIDIEVASLPLQFLGKPAIQIVARDISDKKQAERALRNQRDMLKAVTSEVIRVQEDERRRISMELHDSIGQALSLSKLQIQNILKKSRMEKNSINRELSGVIRHISDTISDLRKISADLRPVILDNLGLMPSIEWYLKDFGRKVELQIEVDIKAEQLSLEPRHEAHVFRVIQEIMINIHKHAQASRILFKNSIDNGCAVFQISENGRGFDPANIFEVETRKQGMGLINIIERVELVRGEIDVDSRPGHGATYTVRIPLKK